The sequence below is a genomic window from Limnochordia bacterium.
TCTCGCAATCATATAATCGTACGAGGATACTTCCCTTGGGGTGAGGACGTGCGTATACTTATTGCAGTTATCTTATCCGTAATTGTGTTCTTTCTGCTAGTGGACGGTGCGGTAGATTACAAAGGCAAGGGGTATATCGTTGGACCCGACGGTATTGCCCGACCGGTTGTAGATGGCTTTGATTTCCCCGTGGGAAATCGCGACGGAGATGGCTGGGGCATTACTGGATATGCTTTCTTAGAGTGGAGTTACCATAGCAACTCCTGGCATCCGGGGGAGGATTGGAATACCGTTGAAGGAAACGACTTCGGCCTGCCTGTTTACGCGGTGGCCAATGGGTTAGTTGTTGATTCCTTGTGGAATCGGGCCATGGGCAATATTGTACAGATAGAGCATGTATTAGAGGATGGTAGTTACATCTATTCTCAATATGCCCATCTAAATGAGCGGTATGTAGAGCAAAAAGAGATAGTCTACCGGCGGCAGATCATTGGTACCATCGGAACAGGCCCCTATCGTCGGTTTGCTCCTCACTTGCATTTTGAACTTAGAACGGCTCCTTTAGCCGCTAATGCCTGGCCCAGAGTTGGGGGGCAGGCATTTGATCTAGACGAATTGCTCAAATACTGGATCAATCCGTCGGAGTTTATCGCCCAGAGACGTCCGGGGACGTATTCCCCTTACCCTCCTCGGTCTCACTAGGTTCTTCTGGCTCTACGGGTTCTTTGGGTGCTTCTGGCTCCACGGGTTCTTCAGGTTCTTCCTTTGGTGTCTCCTGTTCAGGAGTTGGTGTTGGGGTAGGAGTTGGGCTTGGCGGTGGTGGCGTAACAGGTAATCTAGAAACGGCTTGGGCAGGATGTAGGTAACAAGGAGTTGTTGGTTGGGTACCTTGAATAAATGCGCTGTTTTCCTTAGCAGGACAGTTTACCGTAGCCAGGTAACCGGTGTAGATGTCTACTTCGATTCCCTGTACAATAGATGCTGGCCTCTGGAACCCATCTGTATCCTCCGCTGCTATTTCGTCCATAAACTGCTTCCAAAGGGAACTGGCCGATGGGTCGGATTCTTCGGGTATTTCAACAAGATAGACTGCCACTAACAGATCTGGGGAGTACCCAATAAAGATCCGATTATCTACATTGCCTTTACCGGCTGCTGTTCCGCCAAACTCTAACTTTGCCGCCACTCCCTTGGTGAATTCCGCAGTCAAAAGATCTGTTATCAGGTATGCCACTTGGGGAGTAATGACTTCGTTTTCCTGAATCTTATGTTCAAACACCGTTTGGTCATTATCTATGCCGGATACCTTTTGTACGATGGTGGGTTGAAGTAAGTTGCCACCACCCGCAAAGGGGATATAGGCGCCAATCAAGTTCAGAAGGGGGATGGCACCTTGACCAGTGGCTAGCTCTTCGGCCTTTGTGGCATCGATGGATCCTAAACCAAGGCTATTGGTGAATTTGGTAAACTCTTCTTTGTTTAGCTTCCCTAAAATCCATTGGGGCAGATCTTGTGGTGTTTGGACTACAGAATGCTTTAAAGTGATGTTTCCTGTCGGACTGGGGGTAAATGGGACGAGGGTGTTTAGCCGAAATCCCTGGGTTATGGCTGAAGCATAAAGGATGGGATTAAAGGTTGCTCCCGGCTGCACCTCCTCCAAAGTAGGATTCTTATCTTGCTTACCTTCGGAGATCAATGCACGGATGAGACCTGAAGCTGGGTCTATAGCAATCAAGACTCCTGACAGGTTTTTGGGCCAGATTTGGCGGGCTGCCTCTTGCAGATTGGGATCGATACTAGTTATAACGTTAAGCCCTGCATTTGGTACCCTGTTGTTTTGTAGCTGTTGAGTGACCAGGGCCGCTAGGTTTTTCGTGGTGGTGGCATTGGGCGAGACCACCTCTACAGAAATCTCTTTCGCTTTCTTGCTTTCGCTGGCGGTGATATATCCTAGTTCATTCATCTTATCTAAGATTTCATTACGCCGGTTAGCCGCCTTAACCGGATGGGTGTAAGGGGAGTATTCCTCTGGTCCACCTAGTATTGCAGCCAAAAGCGCGCTTTGGGCCAAATCCATTTTAGTCGGGGAGATATTAAAATAAGTAAGGGAAGCATCGGTAATACCTTGGATGTCTTTGCCGAAATCCCCTTGATTCATTAGTATTGCAAGTTTCTCTTCTTCAGACAGACGGTTGCGAACCGCTAGGTTCCCGATTTTACTTTCCAGTGCCCGAGCGACGCCAACGTGGGGACCCACAAGAAACTGCTGGGTGATCTGTTCTGTAAGGGTGTTTTTCCCTGGTGGTTGTAGAGTAACCGCGGCCTGAAAGGCTTGTTTTGTATGAGATGGCAACTTATCTATAGCCACAAAGCTGCCGGCATCGGATCCGGTTTGGGCGATTAGTTGCCCATTGGCATCATAGATCTGGATTCCCTCTGTCTTGGGTTCTTGCTGGATCCGTTTTATCGTAGAGAGATCCTTCATGTAGATAATGGTCGGCACGATAAGTAGTAGTAAAATGACGATAATAGTTGCTAATGCGTATTTGCTGCGGTTATTTTGCATACCCATCACACCCTTTTATTCTTGAAAATAGTATGGGTGGTTTAGCAGGGCCTTATCCTGGATCATTCAGGTAAGATGATCATAAAGTGAAATCACCCAAGAGTATCGACATTATGCGGGGGAGAAGTCCAAGCCGTCCGAAATCCACGTCTGTGGTTTCGCTCCATAGTATCTGGTCAAAGCAGCAGCTGGATGTTTGTTCTTTCGGATTAAACAGAGTTGTCTCCTTCGGCCTAGGCTTGTTGTCAATAGCCTCATCGGTGTCATAACGTAGGGTGCATCTATCCGGGGACCAAAGAAGGAAACATAGGTTCTGGTGACGAATCAAAGAGTAGCATTTTCTTCTCGGTGCAAAGGTAGGCTTGGGCATGGATCTTGCTTCGTTACTAACACATATGAAAACATCACCCAGATTACAGGAACGGTTTACCTGCTGGAGGTCGATTCCAGAAAGGCCGGCCCGTTTTGGCCCATGGCCTCCTAGTCTTGATCCTCGGCTACAGGAGGTCTTAGGAGCTCGAGGGATCGAGAAGCTTTACACCCATCAGTCCCAAGCGATTGAAAGGGTATTGGAAGGGCGTAATACTGTTGTTGTTACTCCAACGGCTTCGGGTAAGACCCTTTGTTATAATCTACCGGTACTAGACGGAATCCTAAAGGATGATAGCCTCCGTGCGTTGTACATTTTCCCAACGAAGGCCTTGGCCACAGATCAGGTCAGTGAGCTACATGAATTTGTGACAGATCTTGGTGCACAAATCAGAACCTTTACCTATGATGGGGATACTCCCGTTGATGCCCGGCGGAAGATTCGGGTCGCAGGCCACATTGTTGTCACCAATCCGGACATGCTCCATACCGGTATCCTTCCCCATCACACCAAATGGGTGAAGTTGTTTGAAAACCTGAAGTACATTGTGATCGATGAGGTGCACACCTATCGTGGCATATTTGGCTCCCATTTTGCTAATGTTCTAAGAAGATTAGAGCGGATCTGCCGTTTCTATGGTTCAAGTCCCCAATATATCTGTACTTCAGCAACCATCGGTAATCCAGACCAACTTGCCGCATCCCTGACAGGATGCGAGATCGAATTGATAGACGACAATGGTTCTCCGGCGGGAAAGAAACACTTTGCTATGTATAATCCCCCGGTGGTCAATAGGGAGTTGGGTATTCGCAGAAGCAGCCTTCTGGAAACAGCGGATGTGGCCGAAGAGCTGATTAAAAGTGAAGTACAGACCATTGTTTTTGCTCGGAGTCGTCTCAACACAGAAATATTGGTGACTTACATAAAGGAGCGGGCCGCCCGCAACCTGTATTCCCCTGATTTGGTGCGGGGGTACCGAGGCGGCTATTTGCCCACTGAACGCAGGGCGATTGAACAGGAACTACGGGAGGGAAAAGTCGGAGTAGTCGTCTCTACCAATGCGCTGGAGCTGGGGATAGATATCGGTCAGCTGGAAGTATGTGTCCTATGCGGGTATCCTGGATCTGTAGCGAGCACTTGGCAACGCTCAGGACGGGCGGGGCGCAGGTCGAATACTTCTGCGACGATTCTTGTTGCTAGTAGTAGCCCCCTAGACCAATATATCGTGAGTAATCCAGACTACTTTTTCGAGAGCACTCCAGAACAGGCCTTCATTAACCCAGATAACCTCGTGATCCTAGCAGCTCATCTAAAATGCGCTGCTTTCGAATTGCCCTTCCTGGAAAAAGAAGGGTTTGGTCCGGATATTAGCCGTGAAATCCTCGATCTTTTGGCCCGGCAGGGGATACTACGCCATACTGGTGGCCGCTATTATTGGTCTAGTGACAACTTTCCGGCTAACCAGATTAGCCTACGCAGTGCAGCCACGGATAACGTGGTGATTATCGACATTACCCGTACGGGTACGCCAAGGGCCATCGGCGAAATCGATTATTTTAGCGCCTTTACCACTGTTCATGATGAGGCCATCTATTTGCATGAAGGAAAGCAGTTCCATGTGGACAAGCTAGATTTCAAAGAGAAAAAGGCCTATGTCAAGCAGGTTGATGTGGACTATTACACTGACGCGGATCTAGCCGTTTCGGTGAAGGTGATTGACGTTTTCCAGCAGACGATGACAGAACCGTCTGTAATCTGCCATGGAGAAGTATTGGTAACCGCCGTTGCGACTATTTTCAAGAAAGTGCGGTTCCGTACCCATGAGAACCTAGGATGGGGGCAGATTAGCTTGCCCGAGGAGCAGATGCACACCTCGGCTTGTTGGCTTTCCTTGGGTGAGGAAATAGAAGACCGCTACACCAAGGAGGAATTACAGGATGCTCTTGTGGGTATGGCCTATTTGTTGGCTGGCCTTGCTCCTTTGTTTCTATCCTGTGATGCGTCGGATATCCGCGTTTTTTGCGAGGTTCGTTCGCCCTTCACCCAGCAACCCACGGTATATCTATACGATCGCTATCCCGGAGGAGTTGGGTTAAGCGAGAAACTGTATACAATAATGAATGAGCTGCTTCTTCGTGCTCTAGAGCGAGTGAGACATTGCGATTGTCCTGCGGGGTGTCCCTCCTGTGTTGGACCTAGCTGCCAAGACAAAGAGATTACAGCCAGATTGCTAGCTGAGGTGGTAGGTGTTGAGTCTAGCCGATAGATTGCGCATGTTTGAAACAAGTTGTGAGTCTGCCCCGAAAGTAGACTTTCAAGCATTGCCTTGGCAACTAGGCGGAGTATTGCAGACTAATCAGTGGGGAACCTATCTTCTTTGCGATGCGCATTATCCTTTAGATTACTATCACGGAGACAGACAGCTGGGTTCATTGCTGCGGTATCATGGTCAGTCCGTGGACTGTATTAGCCCTTGCTTCGATCAGAAGTTGGATCTAGATCAGCTTGTCTTTCTAGATACGGAAACAACCGGGTTAAGCCGGGGAACCGGCACCTATGTATTCTTGGTAGGGCTAGGGTACTTTACGGAAACTGGCTTTAGAATCAGTCAATACTTCTTGCCTGACTATAGTGAGGAACTGGCTATGTTGTCCCGTCTTAGTGAGGAACTAGGCCCAAAAACAGGACTAGTCTCATTTAACGGTAAGGCCTTCGATGTTCCACTATTGCAGACTAGACTGATCTGCCAGCGGCTTCCCCAATGGCACCTACCAAAGATGCACATGGATCTACTACACCCAGCTAGGCGATTGTGGAAGGGCACACTAGATAGTTGTAGCCTTTCTTCTTTGGAGGTCAATGTGTTGGGATTTAGCCGAAGGGATGATGTACCCGGCTATTTGATCCCGGAACGCTATTTCAACTATCTCGCTTCCTGTGATGCAACTCCCCTAAAAGAGGTGCTAAGACATAACCGCCAGGATATCCTATCGATGGTTACCCTGACTGAATTGCTAATTCGCATATACAGTGCACCGGAACTAATTGATGATCCTAAGATGCTAATGCGGGTGGCAAAGCACCGCGCTTCCCTAGGGGATTCTTTAGGTGCCGAGGCACTATATGCACAAGTTCTAAGGGAGAAAAGCCCCTCTAGCTATGGTCCCTTAGCCATGGGAAGACTTGCTAAAATCTATAAAAGACAGGGCAAATGGGGCCCTGCCATAGATTTGTGGTACCGGCTGATCGCTGAAGGAGGTCGGTTCGAACTAGAACCCTTCGAGGAGCTGGCAAAGTACTACGAACATAGAGAAAAGGACTATCCACAGGCGATCAAAATCGTCAATGAGGCTATTTGCCGGATCAAAAGTGATCCCCTGCAGCGCAAGCTAAATAACGATAGTTTATCTAGGCTAGATTACCGACTAGAGCGCTTGCAACGCAAGTTAGGCTGACTGGTCACAATGTAATGGTCAGGACTAAGGCCACAAGAACGCCGAGGATGATCCCCTTGCTCGCGGAGGATCGTTCACCGAGGGAGTACGCATCAGG
It includes:
- a CDS encoding M23 family metallopeptidase, with product MRILIAVILSVIVFFLLVDGAVDYKGKGYIVGPDGIARPVVDGFDFPVGNRDGDGWGITGYAFLEWSYHSNSWHPGEDWNTVEGNDFGLPVYAVANGLVVDSLWNRAMGNIVQIEHVLEDGSYIYSQYAHLNERYVEQKEIVYRRQIIGTIGTGPYRRFAPHLHFELRTAPLAANAWPRVGGQAFDLDELLKYWINPSEFIAQRRPGTYSPYPPRSH
- a CDS encoding ribonuclease H-like domain-containing protein is translated as MSLADRLRMFETSCESAPKVDFQALPWQLGGVLQTNQWGTYLLCDAHYPLDYYHGDRQLGSLLRYHGQSVDCISPCFDQKLDLDQLVFLDTETTGLSRGTGTYVFLVGLGYFTETGFRISQYFLPDYSEELAMLSRLSEELGPKTGLVSFNGKAFDVPLLQTRLICQRLPQWHLPKMHMDLLHPARRLWKGTLDSCSLSSLEVNVLGFSRRDDVPGYLIPERYFNYLASCDATPLKEVLRHNRQDILSMVTLTELLIRIYSAPELIDDPKMLMRVAKHRASLGDSLGAEALYAQVLREKSPSSYGPLAMGRLAKIYKRQGKWGPAIDLWYRLIAEGGRFELEPFEELAKYYEHREKDYPQAIKIVNEAICRIKSDPLQRKLNNDSLSRLDYRLERLQRKLG
- a CDS encoding transglycosylase domain-containing protein, yielding MQNNRSKYALATIIVILLLLIVPTIIYMKDLSTIKRIQQEPKTEGIQIYDANGQLIAQTGSDAGSFVAIDKLPSHTKQAFQAAVTLQPPGKNTLTEQITQQFLVGPHVGVARALESKIGNLAVRNRLSEEEKLAILMNQGDFGKDIQGITDASLTYFNISPTKMDLAQSALLAAILGGPEEYSPYTHPVKAANRRNEILDKMNELGYITASESKKAKEISVEVVSPNATTTKNLAALVTQQLQNNRVPNAGLNVITSIDPNLQEAARQIWPKNLSGVLIAIDPASGLIRALISEGKQDKNPTLEEVQPGATFNPILYASAITQGFRLNTLVPFTPSPTGNITLKHSVVQTPQDLPQWILGKLNKEEFTKFTNSLGLGSIDATKAEELATGQGAIPLLNLIGAYIPFAGGGNLLQPTIVQKVSGIDNDQTVFEHKIQENEVITPQVAYLITDLLTAEFTKGVAAKLEFGGTAAGKGNVDNRIFIGYSPDLLVAVYLVEIPEESDPSASSLWKQFMDEIAAEDTDGFQRPASIVQGIEVDIYTGYLATVNCPAKENSAFIQGTQPTTPCYLHPAQAVSRLPVTPPPPSPTPTPTPTPEQETPKEEPEEPVEPEAPKEPVEPEEPSETEEGKGNTSPDVSGR
- a CDS encoding DEAD/DEAH box helicase; the protein is MDLASLLTHMKTSPRLQERFTCWRSIPERPARFGPWPPSLDPRLQEVLGARGIEKLYTHQSQAIERVLEGRNTVVVTPTASGKTLCYNLPVLDGILKDDSLRALYIFPTKALATDQVSELHEFVTDLGAQIRTFTYDGDTPVDARRKIRVAGHIVVTNPDMLHTGILPHHTKWVKLFENLKYIVIDEVHTYRGIFGSHFANVLRRLERICRFYGSSPQYICTSATIGNPDQLAASLTGCEIELIDDNGSPAGKKHFAMYNPPVVNRELGIRRSSLLETADVAEELIKSEVQTIVFARSRLNTEILVTYIKERAARNLYSPDLVRGYRGGYLPTERRAIEQELREGKVGVVVSTNALELGIDIGQLEVCVLCGYPGSVASTWQRSGRAGRRSNTSATILVASSSPLDQYIVSNPDYFFESTPEQAFINPDNLVILAAHLKCAAFELPFLEKEGFGPDISREILDLLARQGILRHTGGRYYWSSDNFPANQISLRSAATDNVVIIDITRTGTPRAIGEIDYFSAFTTVHDEAIYLHEGKQFHVDKLDFKEKKAYVKQVDVDYYTDADLAVSVKVIDVFQQTMTEPSVICHGEVLVTAVATIFKKVRFRTHENLGWGQISLPEEQMHTSACWLSLGEEIEDRYTKEELQDALVGMAYLLAGLAPLFLSCDASDIRVFCEVRSPFTQQPTVYLYDRYPGGVGLSEKLYTIMNELLLRALERVRHCDCPAGCPSCVGPSCQDKEITARLLAEVVGVESSR